One window of Sardina pilchardus chromosome 2, fSarPil1.1, whole genome shotgun sequence genomic DNA carries:
- the LOC134075238 gene encoding uncharacterized protein LOC134075238 isoform X2, translated as METHLSTLLGLFILHLHLLQLHTVSAAVPVFVLEGGSVTLNVTGHEDKTGLNFITWKFHKRPVAVYTHKFNDADVRDPFKGRAEFDVSTFSLLLKNLQRSDSGLYTAQRDTGEIEDVADYELSVLEPAAAPTLTVVSNWSSSDSCNVTLNCTGLNVSLISSCNGTFCSQEGGDTFLFISFNTTHVLCNHGNKVSWSQSTKDFESLCRNNPEKPQPAGSLHIAVPISVSAVLVLAVVVAGATLKIKRDGAQENSQRNDLGSGQPMVCHQQSGEVESPGENTYAEPLSQTKCSTTPASTVYDTVQLTRLPASSSAEHVPPTACTPETVYAVVNKKAAPK; from the exons ATGGAAACACATCTCTCTACACTGCTGGGACTATTCATACTTCATTTACATCTTTTACAGCTTCACACAG tGTCTGCAGCTGTGCCAGTGTTTGTGCTGGAGGGAGGATCAGTCACTCTGAATGTGACAGGACATGAAGACAAGACCGGCTTAAATTTCATAACATGGAAGTTTCACAAGAGACCTGTTGCTGTGTACACCCATAAATTCAATGATGCAGATGTTAGAGATCCCTTCAAAGGCCGAGCAGAGTTTGATGTGAGCaccttctctctgctgctgaagAACTTGCAGAGGAGTGACTCTGGGCTCTACACAGCACAGAGGGATACTGGGGAAATAGAGGATGTTGCAGACTATGAACTTTCTGTCCTGG AGCCTGCAGCAGCCCCCACTCTGACTGTGGTGTCTAACTGGTCCAGCAGTGACTCCTGTAATGTGACTCTGAACTGCACAGGACTCAACGTGTCTCTGATCTCCAGCTGTAACGGCACCTTCTGCTCTCAGGAGGGAGGAGACacatttctcttcatctctttcaaCACCACCCATGTCCTCTGTAACCATGGCAACAAAGTTAGCTGGAGTCAGAGCACCAAAGACTTTGAGTCATTGTGTCGTAATAACCCAG AAAAACCGCAGCCTGCTGGTAGCCTCCACATTGCAGTGCCTATTAGTGTATCTGCAGTATTAGTACTAGCAGTGGTAGTGGCGGGTGCTACATTAAAGATAAAAAGAG ATGGAGCACAAGAGAACAGCCAG CGTAATGACCTGGGGAGCGGTCAGCCAATG gTTTGTCATCAGCAGTCAGGGGAAGTTGAAAGTCCAGGAGAAAACACATATGCTGAGCCACTGAGCCAAACTAAG TGCAGTACCACTCCTGCCTCAACGGTCTATGACACAGTGCAGCTAACTCGACTGCCAGCTTCCTCTTCAGCAGAACATGTTCCTCCAACGGCTTGCACTCCTGAAACTGTCTACGCTGTAGTGAACAAGAAAGCTGCTCCTAAGTGA
- the LOC134075239 gene encoding natural killer cell receptor 2B4-like isoform X1, translating into MFLLLLIGLISTTGPTVSAAELFVLEGASVTLNATGHEDKTGLKFITWKFHKRPVVVYTHKYNDADVRDPFKGRAEFDVSTFSLLLKNLQRSDSGLYTAVWDAGETEDVAEYELSVLEPAAAPTLTVVSNWSSSDSCNVTLECTGLNVSLISSCNGTFCSQEGGDTSLSISLNHNTVSCNHSNPVSWRHTTLDLKPLCFAMSLKKGDLAPSAGMSPCLLKTLLVTVVLIAMVTAVITVHIRQKVDKAK; encoded by the exons TGTCTGCAGCTGAGCTGTTTGTGCTGGAGGGAGCATCAGTCACTCTGAATGCAACAGGACATGAAGACAAGACCGGCTTAAAATTCATAACATGGAAGTTTCACAAGAGACCTGTTGTTGTGTATACCCATAAATACAATGATGCAGATGTTAGAGATCCCTTCAAAGGCCGAGCAGAGTTTGATGTGAGCaccttctctctgctgctgaagAATCTGCAGAGGAGTGACTCTGGGCTCTACACAGCAGTGTGGGATGCTGGGGAAACAGAGGATGTTGCTGAATACGAACTTTCTGTCctgg agccTGCAGCAGCCCCCACTCTGACTGTGGTGTCTAACTGGTCCAGCAGTGACTCCTGTAATGTGACTCTAGAGTGCACAGGACTCAACGTGTCTCTGATCTCCAGCTGTAACGGCACCTTCTGCTCTCAGGAGGGAGGAgacacatccctctccatctctctcaaccACAACACCGTCTCCTGTAACCATAGCAACCCTGTTAGCTGGAGGCACACCACCTTGGACCTTAAGCCATTGTGTTTCGCTATGAGCCTTAAGAAAG GTGATTTGGCGCCCTCTGCTGGAATGTCTCCATGTCTGCTGAAGACCCTGCTGGTGACTGTAGTCCTAATCGCCATGGTTACTGCTGTCATTACTGTTCACATCAGACAGAAAGTGGACAAAGCCAAATGA
- the LOC134075238 gene encoding uncharacterized protein LOC134075238 isoform X4, whose protein sequence is MLQRFFFVSCVVTECGWVMVKYFCYAEVGHFQCAYSMETHLSTLLGLFILHLHLLQLHTVSAAVPVFVLEGGSVTLNVTGHEDKTGLNFITWKFHKRPVAVYTHKFNDADVRDPFKGRAEFDVSTFSLLLKNLQRSDSGLYTAQRDTGEIEDVADYELSVLEPAAAPTLTVVSNWSSSDSCNVTLNCTGLNVSLISSCNGTFCSQEGGDTFLFISFNTTHVLCNHGNKVSWSQSTKDFESLCRNNPEKPQPAGSLHIAVPISVSAVLVLAVVVAGATLKIKRDGAQENSQ, encoded by the exons ATGTTACAAAG atttttttttgtttcgtgTGTCGTGACTGAATGTGGGTGGGTGATGGTGAAATATTTCTGCTATGCGGAAGTCGGCCACTTTCAGTGTGCATACAGCATGGAAACACATCTCTCTACACTGCTGGGACTATTCATACTTCATTTACATCTTTTACAGCTTCACACAG tGTCTGCAGCTGTGCCAGTGTTTGTGCTGGAGGGAGGATCAGTCACTCTGAATGTGACAGGACATGAAGACAAGACCGGCTTAAATTTCATAACATGGAAGTTTCACAAGAGACCTGTTGCTGTGTACACCCATAAATTCAATGATGCAGATGTTAGAGATCCCTTCAAAGGCCGAGCAGAGTTTGATGTGAGCaccttctctctgctgctgaagAACTTGCAGAGGAGTGACTCTGGGCTCTACACAGCACAGAGGGATACTGGGGAAATAGAGGATGTTGCAGACTATGAACTTTCTGTCCTGG AGCCTGCAGCAGCCCCCACTCTGACTGTGGTGTCTAACTGGTCCAGCAGTGACTCCTGTAATGTGACTCTGAACTGCACAGGACTCAACGTGTCTCTGATCTCCAGCTGTAACGGCACCTTCTGCTCTCAGGAGGGAGGAGACacatttctcttcatctctttcaaCACCACCCATGTCCTCTGTAACCATGGCAACAAAGTTAGCTGGAGTCAGAGCACCAAAGACTTTGAGTCATTGTGTCGTAATAACCCAG AAAAACCGCAGCCTGCTGGTAGCCTCCACATTGCAGTGCCTATTAGTGTATCTGCAGTATTAGTACTAGCAGTGGTAGTGGCGGGTGCTACATTAAAGATAAAAAGAG ATGGAGCACAAGAGAACAGCCAG TGA
- the LOC134075238 gene encoding uncharacterized protein LOC134075238 isoform X3: MLQRFFFVSCVVTECGWVMVKYFCYAEVGHFQCAYSMETHLSTLLGLFILHLHLLQLHTVSAAVPVFVLEGGSVTLNVTGHEDKTGLNFITWKFHKRPVAVYTHKFNDADVRDPFKGRAEFDVSTFSLLLKNLQRSDSGLYTAQRDTGEIEDVADYELSVLEPAAAPTLTVVSNWSSSDSCNVTLNCTGLNVSLISSCNGTFCSQEGGDTFLFISFNTTHVLCNHGNKVSWSQSTKDFESLCRNNPEKPQPAGSLHIAVPISVSAVLVLAVVVAGATLKIKRDGAQENSQRNDLGSGQPMVCHQQSGEVESPGENTYAEPLSQTK; the protein is encoded by the exons ATGTTACAAAG atttttttttgtttcgtgTGTCGTGACTGAATGTGGGTGGGTGATGGTGAAATATTTCTGCTATGCGGAAGTCGGCCACTTTCAGTGTGCATACAGCATGGAAACACATCTCTCTACACTGCTGGGACTATTCATACTTCATTTACATCTTTTACAGCTTCACACAG tGTCTGCAGCTGTGCCAGTGTTTGTGCTGGAGGGAGGATCAGTCACTCTGAATGTGACAGGACATGAAGACAAGACCGGCTTAAATTTCATAACATGGAAGTTTCACAAGAGACCTGTTGCTGTGTACACCCATAAATTCAATGATGCAGATGTTAGAGATCCCTTCAAAGGCCGAGCAGAGTTTGATGTGAGCaccttctctctgctgctgaagAACTTGCAGAGGAGTGACTCTGGGCTCTACACAGCACAGAGGGATACTGGGGAAATAGAGGATGTTGCAGACTATGAACTTTCTGTCCTGG AGCCTGCAGCAGCCCCCACTCTGACTGTGGTGTCTAACTGGTCCAGCAGTGACTCCTGTAATGTGACTCTGAACTGCACAGGACTCAACGTGTCTCTGATCTCCAGCTGTAACGGCACCTTCTGCTCTCAGGAGGGAGGAGACacatttctcttcatctctttcaaCACCACCCATGTCCTCTGTAACCATGGCAACAAAGTTAGCTGGAGTCAGAGCACCAAAGACTTTGAGTCATTGTGTCGTAATAACCCAG AAAAACCGCAGCCTGCTGGTAGCCTCCACATTGCAGTGCCTATTAGTGTATCTGCAGTATTAGTACTAGCAGTGGTAGTGGCGGGTGCTACATTAAAGATAAAAAGAG ATGGAGCACAAGAGAACAGCCAG CGTAATGACCTGGGGAGCGGTCAGCCAATG gTTTGTCATCAGCAGTCAGGGGAAGTTGAAAGTCCAGGAGAAAACACATATGCTGAGCCACTGAGCCAAACTAAG TGA
- the LOC134075238 gene encoding uncharacterized protein LOC134075238 isoform X1 yields the protein MLQRFFFVSCVVTECGWVMVKYFCYAEVGHFQCAYSMETHLSTLLGLFILHLHLLQLHTVSAAVPVFVLEGGSVTLNVTGHEDKTGLNFITWKFHKRPVAVYTHKFNDADVRDPFKGRAEFDVSTFSLLLKNLQRSDSGLYTAQRDTGEIEDVADYELSVLEPAAAPTLTVVSNWSSSDSCNVTLNCTGLNVSLISSCNGTFCSQEGGDTFLFISFNTTHVLCNHGNKVSWSQSTKDFESLCRNNPEKPQPAGSLHIAVPISVSAVLVLAVVVAGATLKIKRDGAQENSQRNDLGSGQPMVCHQQSGEVESPGENTYAEPLSQTKCSTTPASTVYDTVQLTRLPASSSAEHVPPTACTPETVYAVVNKKAAPK from the exons ATGTTACAAAG atttttttttgtttcgtgTGTCGTGACTGAATGTGGGTGGGTGATGGTGAAATATTTCTGCTATGCGGAAGTCGGCCACTTTCAGTGTGCATACAGCATGGAAACACATCTCTCTACACTGCTGGGACTATTCATACTTCATTTACATCTTTTACAGCTTCACACAG tGTCTGCAGCTGTGCCAGTGTTTGTGCTGGAGGGAGGATCAGTCACTCTGAATGTGACAGGACATGAAGACAAGACCGGCTTAAATTTCATAACATGGAAGTTTCACAAGAGACCTGTTGCTGTGTACACCCATAAATTCAATGATGCAGATGTTAGAGATCCCTTCAAAGGCCGAGCAGAGTTTGATGTGAGCaccttctctctgctgctgaagAACTTGCAGAGGAGTGACTCTGGGCTCTACACAGCACAGAGGGATACTGGGGAAATAGAGGATGTTGCAGACTATGAACTTTCTGTCCTGG AGCCTGCAGCAGCCCCCACTCTGACTGTGGTGTCTAACTGGTCCAGCAGTGACTCCTGTAATGTGACTCTGAACTGCACAGGACTCAACGTGTCTCTGATCTCCAGCTGTAACGGCACCTTCTGCTCTCAGGAGGGAGGAGACacatttctcttcatctctttcaaCACCACCCATGTCCTCTGTAACCATGGCAACAAAGTTAGCTGGAGTCAGAGCACCAAAGACTTTGAGTCATTGTGTCGTAATAACCCAG AAAAACCGCAGCCTGCTGGTAGCCTCCACATTGCAGTGCCTATTAGTGTATCTGCAGTATTAGTACTAGCAGTGGTAGTGGCGGGTGCTACATTAAAGATAAAAAGAG ATGGAGCACAAGAGAACAGCCAG CGTAATGACCTGGGGAGCGGTCAGCCAATG gTTTGTCATCAGCAGTCAGGGGAAGTTGAAAGTCCAGGAGAAAACACATATGCTGAGCCACTGAGCCAAACTAAG TGCAGTACCACTCCTGCCTCAACGGTCTATGACACAGTGCAGCTAACTCGACTGCCAGCTTCCTCTTCAGCAGAACATGTTCCTCCAACGGCTTGCACTCCTGAAACTGTCTACGCTGTAGTGAACAAGAAAGCTGCTCCTAAGTGA